In one Buchnera aphidicola (Pemphigus immunis) genomic region, the following are encoded:
- a CDS encoding DUF2076 domain-containing protein, whose amino-acid sequence MEQKEKILIENLFERLENVEKKTSVRDSLAEKLIQELLTKQQNAPYYMTQIILVQEEAIKKLNERNNQLESEVSLMKEKENKNNSTSFLSGLFGSGNVTSPPNNIKNAWGNTSGKLDYNSLPINNIPTGNISTPSSSSSIGSFLGSALQTATGVAGGMIMGNMLMNLFQHKSSGEDFLNNVNISSEKNLDSNIENHDINDHYIENNNSNFHENVDNDMISVNDDNIDTDIDVSDDSNFI is encoded by the coding sequence ATGGAACAAAAAGAAAAAATTTTAATAGAAAATCTTTTTGAAAGATTAGAAAACGTAGAAAAAAAAACTTCAGTTCGAGATTCATTAGCTGAAAAATTAATTCAAGAATTGTTAACGAAACAACAGAATGCTCCTTATTATATGACTCAAATTATTTTGGTACAAGAAGAAGCAATCAAGAAACTTAATGAACGTAACAATCAATTAGAATCTGAAGTTTCATTAATGAAAGAAAAAGAAAATAAAAATAATTCTACCAGTTTTTTATCTGGTTTATTTGGTTCCGGTAATGTAACATCTCCACCAAATAATATAAAAAATGCTTGGGGTAATACATCAGGTAAACTAGATTATAATTCATTACCAATTAACAATATACCTACAGGAAATATATCTACACCTAGTAGTTCTAGTAGTATAGGTAGTTTTCTTGGAAGTGCTTTACAAACAGCAACAGGTGTAGCTGGTGGTATGATTATGGGTAATATGTTGATGAATCTTTTTCAACATAAGAGTTCTGGAGAAGATTTTTTAAATAACGTAAATATTTCTTCAGAAAAAAATTTAGATTCTAATATAGAAAATCATGATATTAATGATCATTATATTGAGAATAATAATTCTAATTTTCATGAAAATGTTGATAATGATATGATTTCAGTAAATGATGACAACATAGATACTGATATTGATGTATCAGATGATAGTAATTTTATTTAA
- a CDS encoding peroxiredoxin C yields the protein MILVTQKAPNFTAPAILHNGEIIENFNFKNYTSNTFAVLFFWPMDFTFVCPSEIIAFNQFYEEFKNRNVKIVGVSFDSVFVHNAWRNTPINKGGIGHIKYTMVSDVKRNIQKMYGIEHPDLGMALRASFLIDVNGIIRHQVINDLPFGRNIKEMIRMIDAVQFHEKNGSVCPAQWEKGKEAMEASPSGVSKYLSKNINYLS from the coding sequence ATGATTCTAGTTACTCAAAAAGCACCAAATTTTACAGCTCCGGCAATTCTTCACAACGGTGAAATAATCGAAAATTTCAATTTTAAAAATTATACCTCCAATACATTTGCTGTATTGTTTTTTTGGCCTATGGATTTTACATTCGTTTGTCCTTCAGAAATTATAGCATTTAATCAATTTTACGAAGAATTTAAAAATCGTAACGTAAAAATTGTTGGAGTATCATTTGATTCGGTTTTTGTACATAACGCTTGGCGTAATACCCCTATCAATAAAGGTGGAATCGGACATATTAAATATACCATGGTTTCAGATGTTAAAAGAAATATACAAAAAATGTATGGAATTGAACATCCTGATTTAGGAATGGCACTAAGAGCATCATTCTTAATAGATGTCAATGGTATTATTCGTCATCAAGTAATTAATGATTTACCTTTTGGTAGAAATATAAAAGAAATGATACGTATGATAGATGCTGTTCAATTTCATGAAAAAAACGGTTCAGTTTGCCCTGCTCAATGGGAAAAAGGTAAAGAAGCTATGGAAGCATCTCCTTCTGGAGTATCTAAATATCTAAGTAAAAATATAAATTATTTGTCTTAG
- the ung gene encoding uracil-DNA glycosylase, giving the protein MSNERLKKTIYPPNKDIFTAFLLTRFTSIKVVILGQDPYYHYKQAHGLAFSVNLGEIIPPSLKNIYKEILDNFSSDHIFQSGFLNNWAKQGVFLLNSILTVESGKPASHSQIGWQLFTDKVIRVINEHLSGVVFLLWGSSAKSKISIINSKKHYILQASHPSPLSAYRGFFGCRHFFIANQILIKQGKTPINWLC; this is encoded by the coding sequence ATATCCAATGAAAGATTAAAGAAAACAATTTATCCACCTAATAAAGATATATTTACAGCTTTTTTATTAACTCGATTTACTTCTATTAAAGTAGTTATTTTGGGACAAGATCCATATTATCATTATAAACAAGCACATGGTTTAGCTTTTTCTGTTAATTTAGGTGAAATTATTCCTCCTTCTTTAAAAAACATATATAAAGAAATATTAGATAATTTTTCATCAGATCATATTTTTCAGAGTGGATTTTTGAATAATTGGGCAAAACAAGGTGTTTTTTTGTTAAATTCTATTTTAACAGTAGAATCTGGAAAACCAGCTTCTCATTCTCAGATTGGTTGGCAATTGTTTACAGATAAAGTAATTAGGGTAATAAATGAACATTTAAGTGGTGTGGTTTTCTTATTATGGGGTAGTAGTGCTAAAAGTAAAATTAGTATTATTAATAGTAAAAAACATTATATTTTACAGGCGTCGCATCCATCACCTTTATCAGCTTATCGTGGGTTTTTTGGATGCCGCCATTTTTTTATTGCTAATCAGATATTAATAAAACAAGGTAAAACACCTATTAATTGGTTATGTTAG
- the grpE gene encoding nucleotide exchange factor GrpE encodes MNNQKSESKNENKINTDKLELNTEKKNKLNTKNDQNKTDINNKKDKIIDIRKKISKMKNDITDIKLRGQAKIENIRKKSEQDIKTIKNAQLEKFAKKILPIIDSLEEILKIADQKNNQESIMVQGINLTLKSMLNIISKFGIKKEGKKNTIFQSYLHQSILSKQSNKIQPNHIISVIQHGYTLNSTILRKAKVEVSV; translated from the coding sequence ATGAACAATCAAAAATCAGAATCAAAAAATGAAAACAAAATTAATACAGATAAATTAGAATTAAATACTGAAAAAAAAAATAAATTAAACACAAAAAATGATCAAAATAAAACTGATATAAATAATAAAAAAGATAAAATTATAGATATAAGAAAAAAAATATCAAAAATGAAAAATGATATCACTGATATAAAACTACGAGGACAAGCAAAAATAGAAAATATAAGAAAAAAAAGTGAACAAGATATAAAAACAATAAAAAATGCTCAACTAGAAAAATTTGCAAAAAAAATACTCCCTATCATTGATTCTTTAGAAGAAATATTGAAAATCGCTGATCAAAAAAACAATCAAGAATCAATTATGGTACAAGGTATCAATTTAACTTTAAAATCTATGTTAAATATTATTTCAAAATTTGGTATAAAAAAAGAAGGAAAAAAAAATACAATATTCCAATCATATTTACATCAATCTATATTGAGTAAACAATCTAACAAAATACAACCCAATCATATTATTTCTGTAATACAACATGGTTATACATTAAACAGTACTATATTAAGAAAAGCTAAAGTAGAAGTATCTGTTTAA